The following are encoded in a window of Alosa sapidissima isolate fAloSap1 chromosome 12, fAloSap1.pri, whole genome shotgun sequence genomic DNA:
- the sap130a gene encoding histone deacetylase complex subunit SAP130a isoform X3: MSSQQFPRTALPSAAIGQGQAPGGNTSLAVGNQPGSQPAGDDEGSRDTDHAQDHPPNSGSSTGGALSFRDDKQEPVVVRPYPQVQSLGQPPTLPQHVPIQPSPPVSVPGPPVHLPQGQPPTFPEGPVKAAMKSPMPSRLIAPAPTAVQGHLSVPPKVPTHIAVTPESSIAPTSSIPVATISGQQGHSSNLHHLIIRSSTPALQIGSSAAPPHTFTSHLPRGAAAAAVMSSTKGPTVLRPASGASAGPGQPTALQHIIHQPIQSRPVVTTSTAVLPTVVAPISAARTQSPVISPVVTHSTTDMVHGRPGLTIHQPPPATISIQRPATPRDTATRITLPSHPAIGAQKPQPPHTVTQKPIFSTVTPAATVAPILATNTVPSTTSPGSVPHTQMTSSTIVTMTMPSHSSHATAVTTSAIPVAKVVPQPIAHTSPRIQADYPGERANLIPIPGHRSSPNPVAMEPRSDNRPSVPVQFQYFLPTYSSSPYPLTHTYTPITSSVSTIRQYPVTPQAPSSALPTQAGVGVATTVHLNPMQLMAVDRIGLQSAQISTQSIQPASMAAQSIQPAPIGVQGLHATAPISTQGIQQAPIATQQSQPEAKPSGVVLADSSTFVTNPIGSTFGGTQPVTTVVQTHPQGAGSGAPTLGSSPRPSILRKKPANEGAVRKNLLAAQAGEPGPGRMESAVRGVAGSPRPAGVKPKTDMHVAMAPPVMAAVEALPTHAGEQQQQQQQQQQQQQQQPLPSQAQHLSQAIPTLLAPPVPPPPSQPAAVLSALPAAMAVTPSVPASMANAVASPTQPAASGTAVCAVSSTCPELKVKQEVETMDTSQPVASVTSTPGPAPALSSSQAPATLSAPSQPGDLLPGASPRKKPRKQQHVISTEESEMMETNSTDEEKIGGRTMGSRSDRHESPPREYVDEEGVRYVPKRIRPPITLLSHYRNPWRAAYHHFQRYSDIRVKEEKKGSLQDMANQRGVVCRAQGWKIHLCAAQLMQLSSLEHDVYSRLTSLQEGLIPKKRAGADDELHRINELIQGNMQRCKLVMDQVTEARDTMMKVLDHKERVLKLLNKNGTTKKSSKLKRKERA; this comes from the exons ATGAGTTCTCAGCAGTTTCCAAGGACGGCGTTGCCCTCCGCAGCTATAGGGCAAGGCCAGGCACCTGGAGGAAACACCAGCCTTGCTGTAGGGAATCAGCCTGGGAGCCAGCCAG CAGGTGATGATGAGGGCAGTCGAGATACTGACCATGCCCAAGACCATCCACCAAACAGTGGCAGTAGCACTGGAGGGGCGTTGTCATTCCGTGATGACAAGCAGGAGCCTGTGGTGGTGAGGCCCTACCCACAAGTGCAGTCCTTGGGACAGCCTCCCACGCTGCCCCAGCATGTGCCCATCCAGCCCAGCCCGCCTGTCTCTGTGCCTGGCCCACCGGTGCATCTGCCCCAGGGCCAGCCACCCACCTTCCCAGAGGGACCTGTGAAG GCTGCTATGAAGTCACCCATGCCCAGCCGTCTCATAGCACCAGCTCCAACGGCTGTCCAAGGGCACCTCTCCGTGCCCCCCAAAGTGCCCACTCACATTGCTGTCACCCCAGAGAGCAGCATTgcccccacctcctccatccCTGTGGCAACCATCAGTGGACAGCAG GGCCACTCCAGCAATCTGCACCACCTGATCATCCGAAGCAGCACCCCAGCCCTGCAGATCGGTTCATCTGCTGCCCCTCCACACACCTTCACCTCCCACCTGCCAAGAG GAGCTGCTGCAGCAGCGGTCATGTCGAGCACCAAAGGCCCCACGGTGCTGAGGCCAGCCTCCGGAGCCAGTGCAGGTCCCGGCCAGCCAACTGCTCTCCAGCACATCATCCACCAGCCCATCCAG TCGCGGCCAGTGGTGACCACCTCCACGGCTGTGCTGCCCACGGTGGTGGCCCCCATCTCAGCTGCTAGGACCCAGTCTCCCGTTATCAGCCCCGTggtcacacacagcaccacagaCATGGTCCATGG GCGACCAGGACTGACCATTCACCAACCCCCTCCAGCTACCATCAGCATCCAGAGACCAGCCACGCCGCGAGACACGGCCACCCGCATCACCCTGCCTTCACACCCTGCCATCGGAGCCCAAAAACCACAGCCCCCACACACTGTGACCCAG AAGCCTATTTTTAGCACGGTGACTCCTGCTGCAACAGTGGCTCCAATTCTGGCCACCAACACTGTGCCATCAACAACCTCTCCAG GCTCTGTTCCACACACGCAGATGACCAGCAGCACCATTGTAACCATGACGATGCCCTCTCACTCCTCTCATGCCACTGCGGTCACCACCTCTGCCATTCCTGTGG CCAAAGTGGTGCCCCAGCCCATCGCTCACACATCCCCCCGTATCCAGGCTGACTACCCTGGCGAGAGGGCCAACCTCATCCCCATCCCCGGCCATCGCTCCTCCCCCAATCCTGTTGCCATGGAGCCACGCAGTGACAACAG gCCCTCTGTGCCTGTGCAGTTCCAGTACTTTCTGCCTACCTACTCGTCGTCTCCGTACCCTctgacacacacctacactccCATCACCAGCTCTGTGTCCACCATCCGCCAATATCCAG TCACCCCCCAGGCCCCAAGCTCGGCCCTGCCCACACAGGCTGGCGTCGGTGTGGCCACCACTGTACACCTCAACCCCATGCAGCTGATGGCCGTGGACCGCATCGGCCTGCAGTCGGCCCAGATCAGCACCCAGAGCATCCAGCCCGCATCCATGGCCGCCCAGAGCATCCAGCCGGCGCCCATCGGAGTGCAGGGACTGCACGCCACCGCGCCAATCAGCACACAGGGCATCCAGCAAGCACCCATAGCAACGCAGCAGTCACAGCCAGAGGCAAAACCATCAG GTGTGGTCCTGGCTGACAGCTCTACCTTCGTCACCAACCCCATCGGCAGCACGTTTGGTGGCACCCAGCCCGTCACCACCGTGGTGCAGACCCACCCCCAGGGCGCGGGTTCGGGGGCGCCCACGCTCGGCTCCTCCCCCAGGCCCAGCATCCTCCGCAAGAAGCCCGCCAACGAGGG AGCCGTGCGTAAGAACCTGCTTGCGGCCCAGGCAGGGGAACCAGGCCCCGGCCGAATGGAGAGCGCCGTCAGGGGGGTAGCGGGGTCCCCGCGACCGGCCGG gGTGAAGCCCAAAACCGACATGCACGTTGCCATGGCGCCCCCGGTGATGGCTGCCGTGGAGGCGTTGCCCACCCACGCCGGtgagcaacagcaacagcagcagcagcagcagcagcagcagcagcagcagcccctcCCCTCTCAGGCCCAGCACCTATCGCAGGCCATCCCCACGCTGCTGGCCCCGCCCGtgcccccgcccccctcccAGCCCGCGGCGGTACTCTCTGCCCTCCCGGCGGCCATGGCGGTCACGCCGTCTGTCCCGGCCTCCATGGCCAACGCCGTGGCCTCCCCCACCCAGCCGGCGGCCAGTGGCACGGCCGTGTGTGCCGTCAGCTCCACCTGCCCCGAGCTCAAGGTCAAGCAGGAGGTGGAGACTATGGACACCTCACAGCCAG tgGCCAGTGTGACGTCCACGCCAGGCCCTGCTCcggccctctcctcctcccaggcGCCGGCCACGCTGAGCGCTCCCTCCCAGCCCGGGGACCTGCTACCGGGGGCCTCCCCGCGCAAGAAGCCCCGCAAGCAACAGCACGTCATCTCCACGGAGGAGAGCGAGATGATGGAGACCAACAGCACCGACGAGGAGAAGATCGGGGGCAGGACCATGGGCAGCCGCTCGGACCGACACGAGTCCCCGCCCAGGGAGTACGTGG ACGAGGAGGGGGTACGCTACGTGCCCAAACGCATCCGACCCCCCATCACTCTGCTGAGCCACTACCGCAACCCCTGGAGAGCCGCCTACCACCACTTCCAGAGGTACAGCGACATCCGGGTCAAAG aggagaagaaaggttCTCTGCAGGACATGGCCAATCAGAGGGGCGTTGTGTGCAGAGCCCAGGGCTGGAAGATCCACCTGTGTGCTGCTCAGCTCATGCAGCTG TCAAGTCTAGAGCACGATGTGTACAGCCGGCTGACCAGTCTGCAAGAGGGCCTCATCCCAAAGAAGAGGGCAGGAGCCGACGACGAGCTGCACCGCATCAATGAActcatacag GGTAACATGCAGCGCTGCAAGCTAGTGATGGACCAGGTGACGGAGGCGCGGGACACCATGATGAAGGTGCTGGACCACAAGGAGCGTGTGCTCAAACTGCTAAACAAGAACGGCACCACCAAGAAGAGCTCCAAGCTCAAGCGCAAGGAGAGGGCCTAG
- the sap130a gene encoding histone deacetylase complex subunit SAP130a isoform X2 has protein sequence MSSQQFPRTALPSAAIGQGQAPGGNTSLAVGNQPGSQPGGRRGDDEGSRDTDHAQDHPPNSGSSTGGALSFRDDKQEPVVVRPYPQVQSLGQPPTLPQHVPIQPSPPVSVPGPPVHLPQGQPPTFPEGPVKAAMKSPMPSRLIAPAPTAVQGHLSVPPKVPTHIAVTPESSIAPTSSIPVATISGQQGHSSNLHHLIIRSSTPALQIGSSAAPPHTFTSHLPRGAAAAAVMSSTKGPTVLRPASGASAGPGQPTALQHIIHQPIQSRPVVTTSTAVLPTVVAPISAARTQSPVISPVVTHSTTDMVHGRPGLTIHQPPPATISIQRPATPRDTATRITLPSHPAIGAQKPQPPHTVTQKPIFSTVTPAATVAPILATNTVPSTTSPGSVPHTQMTSSTIVTMTMPSHSSHATAVTTSAIPVAKVVPQPIAHTSPRIQADYPGERANLIPIPGHRSSPNPVAMEPRSDNRPSVPVQFQYFLPTYSSSPYPLTHTYTPITSSVSTIRQYPVTPQAPSSALPTQAGVGVATTVHLNPMQLMAVDRIGLQSAQISTQSIQPASMAAQSIQPAPIGVQGLHATAPISTQGIQQAPIATQQSQPEAKPSGVVLADSSTFVTNPIGSTFGGTQPVTTVVQTHPQGAGSGAPTLGSSPRPSILRKKPANEGAVRKNLLAAQAGEPGPGRMESAVRGVAGSPRPAGVKPKTDMHVAMAPPVMAAVEALPTHAGEQQQQQQQQQQQQQQQPLPSQAQHLSQAIPTLLAPPVPPPPSQPAAVLSALPAAMAVTPSVPASMANAVASPTQPAASGTAVCAVSSTCPELKVKQEVETMDTSQPVASVTSTPGPAPALSSSQAPATLSAPSQPGDLLPGASPRKKPRKQQHVISTEESEMMETNSTDEEKIGGRTMGSRSDRHESPPREYVDEEGVRYVPKRIRPPITLLSHYRNPWRAAYHHFQRYSDIRVKEEKKGSLQDMANQRGVVCRAQGWKIHLCAAQLMQLSSLEHDVYSRLTSLQEGLIPKKRAGADDELHRINELIQGNMQRCKLVMDQVTEARDTMMKVLDHKERVLKLLNKNGTTKKSSKLKRKERA, from the exons ATGAGTTCTCAGCAGTTTCCAAGGACGGCGTTGCCCTCCGCAGCTATAGGGCAAGGCCAGGCACCTGGAGGAAACACCAGCCTTGCTGTAGGGAATCAGCCTGGGAGCCAGCCAGGTGGGCGTCGTG GTGATGATGAGGGCAGTCGAGATACTGACCATGCCCAAGACCATCCACCAAACAGTGGCAGTAGCACTGGAGGGGCGTTGTCATTCCGTGATGACAAGCAGGAGCCTGTGGTGGTGAGGCCCTACCCACAAGTGCAGTCCTTGGGACAGCCTCCCACGCTGCCCCAGCATGTGCCCATCCAGCCCAGCCCGCCTGTCTCTGTGCCTGGCCCACCGGTGCATCTGCCCCAGGGCCAGCCACCCACCTTCCCAGAGGGACCTGTGAAG GCTGCTATGAAGTCACCCATGCCCAGCCGTCTCATAGCACCAGCTCCAACGGCTGTCCAAGGGCACCTCTCCGTGCCCCCCAAAGTGCCCACTCACATTGCTGTCACCCCAGAGAGCAGCATTgcccccacctcctccatccCTGTGGCAACCATCAGTGGACAGCAG GGCCACTCCAGCAATCTGCACCACCTGATCATCCGAAGCAGCACCCCAGCCCTGCAGATCGGTTCATCTGCTGCCCCTCCACACACCTTCACCTCCCACCTGCCAAGAG GAGCTGCTGCAGCAGCGGTCATGTCGAGCACCAAAGGCCCCACGGTGCTGAGGCCAGCCTCCGGAGCCAGTGCAGGTCCCGGCCAGCCAACTGCTCTCCAGCACATCATCCACCAGCCCATCCAG TCGCGGCCAGTGGTGACCACCTCCACGGCTGTGCTGCCCACGGTGGTGGCCCCCATCTCAGCTGCTAGGACCCAGTCTCCCGTTATCAGCCCCGTggtcacacacagcaccacagaCATGGTCCATGG GCGACCAGGACTGACCATTCACCAACCCCCTCCAGCTACCATCAGCATCCAGAGACCAGCCACGCCGCGAGACACGGCCACCCGCATCACCCTGCCTTCACACCCTGCCATCGGAGCCCAAAAACCACAGCCCCCACACACTGTGACCCAG AAGCCTATTTTTAGCACGGTGACTCCTGCTGCAACAGTGGCTCCAATTCTGGCCACCAACACTGTGCCATCAACAACCTCTCCAG GCTCTGTTCCACACACGCAGATGACCAGCAGCACCATTGTAACCATGACGATGCCCTCTCACTCCTCTCATGCCACTGCGGTCACCACCTCTGCCATTCCTGTGG CCAAAGTGGTGCCCCAGCCCATCGCTCACACATCCCCCCGTATCCAGGCTGACTACCCTGGCGAGAGGGCCAACCTCATCCCCATCCCCGGCCATCGCTCCTCCCCCAATCCTGTTGCCATGGAGCCACGCAGTGACAACAG gCCCTCTGTGCCTGTGCAGTTCCAGTACTTTCTGCCTACCTACTCGTCGTCTCCGTACCCTctgacacacacctacactccCATCACCAGCTCTGTGTCCACCATCCGCCAATATCCAG TCACCCCCCAGGCCCCAAGCTCGGCCCTGCCCACACAGGCTGGCGTCGGTGTGGCCACCACTGTACACCTCAACCCCATGCAGCTGATGGCCGTGGACCGCATCGGCCTGCAGTCGGCCCAGATCAGCACCCAGAGCATCCAGCCCGCATCCATGGCCGCCCAGAGCATCCAGCCGGCGCCCATCGGAGTGCAGGGACTGCACGCCACCGCGCCAATCAGCACACAGGGCATCCAGCAAGCACCCATAGCAACGCAGCAGTCACAGCCAGAGGCAAAACCATCAG GTGTGGTCCTGGCTGACAGCTCTACCTTCGTCACCAACCCCATCGGCAGCACGTTTGGTGGCACCCAGCCCGTCACCACCGTGGTGCAGACCCACCCCCAGGGCGCGGGTTCGGGGGCGCCCACGCTCGGCTCCTCCCCCAGGCCCAGCATCCTCCGCAAGAAGCCCGCCAACGAGGG AGCCGTGCGTAAGAACCTGCTTGCGGCCCAGGCAGGGGAACCAGGCCCCGGCCGAATGGAGAGCGCCGTCAGGGGGGTAGCGGGGTCCCCGCGACCGGCCGG gGTGAAGCCCAAAACCGACATGCACGTTGCCATGGCGCCCCCGGTGATGGCTGCCGTGGAGGCGTTGCCCACCCACGCCGGtgagcaacagcaacagcagcagcagcagcagcagcagcagcagcagcagcccctcCCCTCTCAGGCCCAGCACCTATCGCAGGCCATCCCCACGCTGCTGGCCCCGCCCGtgcccccgcccccctcccAGCCCGCGGCGGTACTCTCTGCCCTCCCGGCGGCCATGGCGGTCACGCCGTCTGTCCCGGCCTCCATGGCCAACGCCGTGGCCTCCCCCACCCAGCCGGCGGCCAGTGGCACGGCCGTGTGTGCCGTCAGCTCCACCTGCCCCGAGCTCAAGGTCAAGCAGGAGGTGGAGACTATGGACACCTCACAGCCAG tgGCCAGTGTGACGTCCACGCCAGGCCCTGCTCcggccctctcctcctcccaggcGCCGGCCACGCTGAGCGCTCCCTCCCAGCCCGGGGACCTGCTACCGGGGGCCTCCCCGCGCAAGAAGCCCCGCAAGCAACAGCACGTCATCTCCACGGAGGAGAGCGAGATGATGGAGACCAACAGCACCGACGAGGAGAAGATCGGGGGCAGGACCATGGGCAGCCGCTCGGACCGACACGAGTCCCCGCCCAGGGAGTACGTGG ACGAGGAGGGGGTACGCTACGTGCCCAAACGCATCCGACCCCCCATCACTCTGCTGAGCCACTACCGCAACCCCTGGAGAGCCGCCTACCACCACTTCCAGAGGTACAGCGACATCCGGGTCAAAG aggagaagaaaggttCTCTGCAGGACATGGCCAATCAGAGGGGCGTTGTGTGCAGAGCCCAGGGCTGGAAGATCCACCTGTGTGCTGCTCAGCTCATGCAGCTG TCAAGTCTAGAGCACGATGTGTACAGCCGGCTGACCAGTCTGCAAGAGGGCCTCATCCCAAAGAAGAGGGCAGGAGCCGACGACGAGCTGCACCGCATCAATGAActcatacag GGTAACATGCAGCGCTGCAAGCTAGTGATGGACCAGGTGACGGAGGCGCGGGACACCATGATGAAGGTGCTGGACCACAAGGAGCGTGTGCTCAAACTGCTAAACAAGAACGGCACCACCAAGAAGAGCTCCAAGCTCAAGCGCAAGGAGAGGGCCTAG